The Oceanicaulis sp. nucleotide sequence AAGACCTCATCCCGCGCGACGACATGGTCGTCACCCTCACCCATGGCGGCTACGTGAAGCGCACCCCGCTATCGACCTACCGGGCGCAGCATCGCGGCGGCCGGGGCCGGGCGGGCATGGCGATGAAGGACGAGGATTTCGTCGCCACCCTGTTCGTGGCCTCCACCCACGCCCCGCTTCTGTTCTTCAGCTCCGACGGCATGGTCTACAAGACCAAGACCTGGCGTCTGCCCGTCGGCGCGCCCAACAGCCGCGGCAAGTTCCTGACCAACCTCCTGCCGAGCCTCAACGAAGGCGCCTGGATCACTTCGGTGATGGCGCTGCCCGAGGACGAGGAGAGCTGGGACCAGTACGACGTGATGTTCGCCACCGCGGCGGGCACGGTGCGGCGAAACTCGCTGTCGGACTTCGTTCAGGTCAACCGCAACGGCAAGATCGCGATGAAGCTCGACGAGGAGACCGGCCGGATCCTCGACGTGCGCCTGTGCCGGCCTGATCAGGACGTGCTGCTGGTCACCGCCAACGGCAAGGCGATCCGCTTCCCCGTCACCGACGTGCGCGTGTTCGCCAGCCGCAACTCCACCGGCGTGCGCGGCATCCGCATGGAGGACGGCGACCGGCTGATCTCGATGGCGATCCTGAACGCGCTGGAGGTCAGCCGCGCGGAGGTGCGCGCCTATCTCAAGCAGCGCCGCGCCGAGCTCAGAAGCGACGCCGAGGACGAGCTCGAAACCGCAGAGGACGAGATCGAGACCGGCGAGGACGGCGAAGAGGAAGTCACCCTCTCCAACGTCCGCTACATGGAGATGAAGGCGAACGAGGAGCTGTTGCTGACCGTCGCCGAATCCGGGCTCGGCAAGCGGGTGATCTCGTATGAGTATTTCCGTCAGGGCCGGGGCGGTCAGGGCGTGTGGACCAAGGACAAGCGCTTCCCCGAACCGCTTTCGGCCTGCTTTGCGGTCGGCGAGGGCGACACGGTCATGGCCGTCACCGACGGCGGCCAGCTCATCCGCTTCCCCGTCGACACGGTGCGTATCGCCGCGCGCGCGACCAAGGGCGTGCGCCTGATCCGCCTGAGCGAGGGCGAGAAGGTCGTCTCCGTCGTCCGCGTCGCTGAAAGCGACGACGGCGAGGGCGGCGATCCTGAGGACGCGCCCGAAGACGCTCCGGCGGCGCCGAAGGGGCCCGAAGGGGAAGGCTGATGAAAAAGCGCGTCGCGCTCTATCCGGGAACGTTCGATCCCATCACCAACGGCCATCTCGACATCATCGGCCGGGCGGTGAAGCTCTATGACAAGCTGGTGATCGGCGTGGCGCTGAACAGCGCCAAGGGGCCGCTCTTCAGCTTCGAGGAGCGGGTGGAGATGGCGCGCGAGCTCGCCGAGTCCGTCGCCGACGGCACCGAGATCGAGGTGCGGCCCTTCGAGGGCCTGCTCATGCACTTCGCCGAGGAGGTGGGCGCGAACTCGATCATCCGGGGCCTGCGCGCGGTCTCCGACTTCGAATACGAGTTCCAGATGGTGGGCATGAACCAGCGCCTCAATCCGGACATCGAAACCGTGTTTCTGATGGCCGATCCCCGCCATCAGGCGATCGCCTCGCGCCTGGTCAAGGAGATCGCCAAGCTCGGCGGGCGGATCGATCCGTTCGTCCCGCCTCTGGTCAAGGACCGTCTTCTGGAGAAGTTCGCATGATCCGTCCTGTCGCGACCGGCCTTCTGGCCTGCACGAGCGCGCTCGCGCTTTCCGTTTCCGCCTGCGCCGAAAGCGAGACCAGCGAGACCGAAGCGATCGACGCCGCTGCAGCGGCCGCTGCGGCTGCTGCTGAAGCTGAAGCCGCCGTCCAGGACGCCGAACCGGCCGTCGAGGAAGGCCCTGCGCCGGGAGCGGACGCGATCGCGGCCGCGCCAGACAGCGCCTGGCGGACGGTCGATCCGGAAAATCTTCTGCGGATCACCACCACCCAAGGCGTGGTCTGGGTGGAGCTCGCCGACGCGTTCGCGCCGACCCACACCGCCCGCATGCGCGAGCTCGCGCGCATGGACTGGTACGACTTCAAGGTCTGGCACCGCGTGCTCGACGATTTCATGGCCCAGGGCGGCGGCGCGCTGGACAATCCGTCCGTGCAGCCCCCGACCCAGCCGATCGCGGCCGAGTTCACGATGCGGCGCAGCCCCGACGCGCTCGCGATCAGCGAACTCCAGGACCGGCCGGTCAATCCGCGCGCCCGCATGGGCATGGCGAAGGCGGGCTTCTGGAACGGCT carries:
- the coaD gene encoding pantetheine-phosphate adenylyltransferase — encoded protein: MKKRVALYPGTFDPITNGHLDIIGRAVKLYDKLVIGVALNSAKGPLFSFEERVEMARELAESVADGTEIEVRPFEGLLMHFAEEVGANSIIRGLRAVSDFEYEFQMVGMNQRLNPDIETVFLMADPRHQAIASRLVKEIAKLGGRIDPFVPPLVKDRLLEKFA
- a CDS encoding peptidylprolyl isomerase gives rise to the protein MIRPVATGLLACTSALALSVSACAESETSETEAIDAAAAAAAAAAEAEAAVQDAEPAVEEGPAPGADAIAAAPDSAWRTVDPENLLRITTTQGVVWVELADAFAPTHTARMRELARMDWYDFKVWHRVLDDFMAQGGGALDNPSVQPPTQPIAAEFTMRRSPDALAISELQDRPVNPRARMGMAKAGFWNGFPAMTQPAAAAGIMGDGRVESWLVHCDGAAAMARTADPNSANAQFYIVRGEAEHLNTQYTVWGKVRDGLDVVYALEEGTLGEDGGFRPDFIEDISVASDLPAGEQVTVQVMDTDSAAFAAYLDALRGEDGALPDLCEITVPSRVTE